A region from the Peromyscus leucopus breed LL Stock chromosome 9, UCI_PerLeu_2.1, whole genome shotgun sequence genome encodes:
- the Tsc22d1 gene encoding TSC22 domain family protein 1 isoform X5: MDLVKSHLMYAVREEVEVLKEQIKELIEKNSQLEQENNLLKTLASPEQLAQFQAQLQTGSPPATTQPQGTTQPPAQPASQGSGSTA, from the coding sequence GATCTGGTGAAAAGCCATTTGATGTATGCAGTTAGAGAGGAAGTGGAGGTTCTGAAGGAGCAGATCAAAGAACTCATAGAGAAAAACTCCCAGCTGGAGCAGGAGAACAATCTGTTGAAGACACTGGCCAGTCCGGAGCAGCTCGCCCAGTTTCAGGCCCAGCTGCAGACTGGCTCCCCTCCGGCCACCACGCAGCCCCAGGGGACCACACAGCCCCCTGCACAGCCAGCATCCCAGGGCTCGGGATCCACCGCGTAG